In Candidatus Thermoplasmatota archaeon, the DNA window CCTTCAGGAGTAGGATCGAGAGGTAAGTTGAGACTCTCAACTCAAGAGCTTGACAGCGTTCTAGAGCAAGGTGCTAAATGGGCTGTTGAAAAAGGTTACGGATGGCAAGAAGATCTTGAATTTTTAGAAGAGCGAGGTGAAATGAAAGACGCAGATAGCACAAAGGTAAGTCACGAAGCAAAATTAAGAGGCGCACCTCAATTGGGCACGCTTGGCGCAGGAAACCATTTTCTCGAAATAGAAAAAGTAGATGAAATTTACGATGAAGCAATAGCAAAAGTTTTTGGTATAGAAAGAAAAGACCAGATTCTAGTGCTAATACACACAGGCTCTAGAGGCTGCGGACATCAAATATGTACAGATCATTTGCGTGAAATGGAAAGAGCGGTAAGAAAATACAATATCTCTTTACCTGATAGACAACTAGCTTGCGCGCCTGCACAAAGCGCTGAAGCTCAAAATTATTTTAAAGCTATGTGCTGTGCCGCTAATTATGCTTGGGCTAATCGCCAGATGATAGTGCACTGGACAAGAGAGAGTTTTGAGAAAGTATTTGGCAAATCAGCTGAAGAGTTAGAGATGCATATTATATATGATGTAGCGCATAATATTGCGAAACTAGAGGAGCATGAATATGAAGGCAGAAGAAGAAAATTATATTTGCATCGAAAAGGCGCTACAAGAGCTTTTTCAAAAGGGCAGAAAGATCTACCAAATAAGTATAAGAGCACTGGTCAGCCTGTACTGATACCTGGCGATATGGGAACTGCAAGCTACGTTTTAGTAGGCACTGAGCTAGGCATGAAAGAGACTTTCGGCTCTACATGCCATGGGTCAGGCAGACTCATGTCTAGAAACGAGGCTATACGCAAATTCAGAGTTGATTTTGTTAAAAATTTAATGGAGCAAAGAAATATCTACACAAGGGCTGCGAGTAGAGATGTGCTTTGCGAAGAAGCTCCGGATGCTTATAAGAGGGTAGACGATGTAGTAGAAGCAGTCCATGGAGCTGGTATTTCACTTAAAGTTGCAAGGCTCAAACCGATTGGCGTGATGAAAGGGTGAGCAGTGGCTATAACTCTATACCATATAGTGGTCCGAATTTTGTTTTTATGTACTCTAAGAAGTAATTAGGATTTAACATTTCGCCAGTAACCTTCTTAGTTAGCTCTTTGGCTGAATAAAGCTTACCATATTGATGAACATTACAGTTGAGCCATTGTTTCAGTACCGAAAGTTTGCCTTCAGAAATAGCAATTTCAAAATCTGGTATTGTTTTCTTAGCAGCGTTAAGTAATTGCGCTGCGTAAAGGTTGCCCAAACTATAGGTTGGAAAATATCCAAAATAGCCTTGAGACCAATGAACATCTTGTAAAACTCCAACAGCATCGTTTTCAGGCACTATTCCCAAATAATCTTCCATTTTTTCATTCCATAACTGAGGGAGCTCTTTTGCACTTACTTTATCGTCAAAAATATCAATTTCTAACTCATATCTTAGCAAAATATGAAGATTATAAGTTACCTCATCTGCTTCTACTCTAATAAAAGAAGGTCTTACAACGTTTATTGCTTTATAAAAATCTTCTAAAGAATAATTTTTCAATTGCACAGAAAATAGCTCTTGAAGTTTAGGATAATAGTATTTCCAGAATGATAAACTTCTTCCTACCATATTTTCCCATAATCTTGATTGCGATTCGTGATAGCCTAGAGATATAAAATCAGCCAAAGGTGTGCGATAATGCTCTTCTCTATACCCTTGCTCGTATAATCCATGACCTGCTTCGTGAATCATAGCAAATAAAGAAGTTCTTAAATCGTTCTCTTTATATCTAGTAGTCAATCTTACATCTCTATAAGAGCCTGAGGTAAATGGATGAGCCGATAC includes these proteins:
- a CDS encoding RtcB family protein; translation: MVWSGPLKKLDNYRYEIPQNYKPGMRTSGVIYATEKMIDSIRKDDAPEQVANVAMLPGIVGKSLAMPDIHWGYGFAIGGVAATSYEEGVISPGGVGFDINCGVRLLKTNLTLKEVHPKIKELIDRIFVEVPSGVGSRGKLRLSTQELDSVLEQGAKWAVEKGYGWQEDLEFLEERGEMKDADSTKVSHEAKLRGAPQLGTLGAGNHFLEIEKVDEIYDEAIAKVFGIERKDQILVLIHTGSRGCGHQICTDHLREMERAVRKYNISLPDRQLACAPAQSAEAQNYFKAMCCAANYAWANRQMIVHWTRESFEKVFGKSAEELEMHIIYDVAHNIAKLEEHEYEGRRRKLYLHRKGATRAFSKGQKDLPNKYKSTGQPVLIPGDMGTASYVLVGTELGMKETFGSTCHGSGRLMSRNEAIRKFRVDFVKNLMEQRNIYTRAASRDVLCEEAPDAYKRVDDVVEAVHGAGISLKVARLKPIGVMKG
- a CDS encoding carboxypeptidase M32, yielding MSIRIYSNFIELVKELYDLRKISDLLDWDEKTYMPTGAVEDRACESSTLSAVLHEKLISKVMGRYLRELNKGKVKEKLTRKQKAIVREIARLYERETKIPIKLVKEIARVKSLATEAWVRAKKNADFNIFKSLLEKMINLKKEVAESIGYEDKPYDALLDEYEPYTKVKDISPVFSELRKPIVSVVKSIKESGREIDDRILTQKFDLEKQKEFGLQIIKDMGFNLERGRLDVSAHPFTSGSYRDVRLTTRYKENDLRTSLFAMIHEAGHGLYEQGYREEHYRTPLADFISLGYHESQSRLWENMVGRSLSFWKYYYPKLQELFSVQLKNYSLEDFYKAINVVRPSFIRVEADEVTYNLHILLRYELEIDIFDDKVSAKELPQLWNEKMEDYLGIVPENDAVGVLQDVHWSQGYFGYFPTYSLGNLYAAQLLNAAKKTIPDFEIAISEGKLSVLKQWLNCNVHQYGKLYSAKELTKKVTGEMLNPNYFLEYIKTKFGPLYGIEL